The Acetivibrio saccincola genome window below encodes:
- the bioC gene encoding malonyl-ACP O-methyltransferase BioC, which produces MIDKEKLKRRFSRNANQYDKYAKVQKKMGDVLIEKIKSTKCRYKNILEIGCGTGYVTTALFELFKDSNITAVDIAPGMINHVKSKLLDKRVEFICADAEEMDFDKKYDLIISNATFQWFNNLENTLKKLADTLAPGGFMCFSTFGKNTFTELKKCYQKASVYFGIKDTIYSSQPFLSLEDYKKICSSIFNEKFTLSFMETYEYEYFNCCKDFLYSIKKIGANNSQKNIIKVPLDFIDKVIDIYDKDFKKDGKVAATYHSLFVFISKNAV; this is translated from the coding sequence ATGATTGATAAGGAAAAATTAAAAAGAAGGTTTAGCAGAAATGCAAATCAATATGATAAATATGCAAAAGTACAAAAAAAGATGGGGGATGTTTTAATTGAAAAAATAAAATCCACCAAATGCCGGTACAAAAACATACTTGAAATAGGCTGTGGGACAGGATATGTTACAACGGCTTTATTTGAGCTTTTTAAAGACTCAAATATAACCGCCGTTGACATTGCACCAGGCATGATAAACCACGTAAAATCCAAATTATTAGATAAAAGAGTAGAATTTATCTGTGCCGATGCAGAAGAAATGGATTTTGATAAAAAATATGACCTTATTATATCAAATGCCACATTCCAGTGGTTTAATAATTTAGAAAACACTTTAAAAAAGCTGGCAGATACTCTGGCTCCTGGTGGCTTTATGTGCTTTTCAACCTTTGGGAAAAACACTTTTACAGAGCTTAAAAAGTGCTACCAAAAGGCAAGTGTATACTTTGGCATAAAAGATACCATTTACTCAAGCCAGCCCTTTTTATCCCTTGAGGACTACAAAAAAATATGCAGCAGTATATTTAATGAAAAATTTACCCTTTCTTTTATGGAGACCTATGAATATGAGTATTTTAACTGCTGCAAAGACTTTCTTTACTCAATTAAAAAAATAGGTGCAAATAACAGCCAAAAAAACATAATAAAAGTCCCTCTGGACTTTATTGACAAAGTAATTGACATATATGATAAGGACTTTAAAAAAGACGGCAAAGTTGCAGCAACATATCACAGCTTGTTTGTTTTTATTTCTAAAAATGCAGTATAA
- a CDS encoding alpha/beta fold hydrolase encodes MTRHMVVLTGWAVGKFPWKTLFGLLEKHFEITFVDWDDVFSIDGFKKKVLHIIDDKIKGGKNFTLMGWSLGSMVAVEIAQILYKRIDNLILISGTLKFVNDKDDIYTALWSKDTIDKMIYMLKSDKDSTLNKFYKNFFSKTEKRDGHYERFMKEIKFHKPCCNINSLICGLEYLKNTDLREISLPLSPLVIHGDRDVICPYKSSEYIKEKFKNAKLVTLQNTGHIPFYTDPSKLYEIIKRH; translated from the coding sequence ATGACAAGACATATGGTTGTGCTTACAGGTTGGGCTGTAGGTAAATTTCCCTGGAAAACTTTATTTGGCCTTTTGGAAAAACATTTTGAAATTACATTTGTGGACTGGGATGACGTTTTTTCAATAGATGGTTTTAAGAAAAAAGTCCTACACATAATAGATGATAAAATAAAAGGCGGTAAAAATTTTACCCTTATGGGCTGGTCCTTAGGCTCTATGGTAGCAGTGGAAATTGCACAAATTCTTTATAAAAGAATTGATAATTTAATATTGATAAGCGGCACTTTAAAATTTGTAAATGATAAAGACGACATTTATACCGCCCTTTGGTCAAAAGATACCATAGATAAAATGATTTATATGCTAAAAAGCGATAAAGACAGCACTTTAAATAAATTTTACAAAAACTTTTTTTCTAAAACTGAAAAAAGAGACGGACATTATGAAAGATTTATGAAAGAAATAAAATTTCATAAACCTTGCTGCAATATAAATTCACTTATATGCGGCCTTGAATATCTTAAAAACACGGATTTAAGGGAAATTTCCCTTCCCCTCTCCCCTCTTGTTATACACGGGGACAGGGACGTTATTTGTCCGTACAAATCAAGTGAGTACATAAAAGAAAAATTTAAAAATGCAAAATTGGTAACATTGCAAAATACAGGGCACATACCCTTTTATACCGACCCTAGTAAGCTTTATGAAATAATAAAAAGACATTAA
- the bioD gene encoding dethiobiotin synthase translates to MGKGIFIAGTDTGVGKTFITAGLNYCFQKANYKCCSFKPVQSGGIEKNGSLIPGDIEFVKKLTGIDEPYEKLNCYCLKEEVSPHLAAELEGVEIDTNKLLESFNYLKEKYNYTLVEGAGGLIVPIIRDKYYMYHLIKDLNLPVLLVARAGVGTINHTVLSCEFAKNTGIKIKGIIINGYTNTFCEKDNIDIIEKATGIPIVSVMPQINVYDFSHLKSYYKKHIELDKIISLCF, encoded by the coding sequence ATGGGAAAAGGCATATTCATTGCAGGAACTGATACAGGTGTTGGAAAAACCTTCATCACTGCAGGCTTAAACTATTGTTTTCAAAAGGCAAACTATAAATGCTGCTCTTTTAAGCCTGTACAGTCAGGAGGAATAGAAAAAAACGGCTCCCTTATACCAGGGGATATAGAATTTGTAAAAAAACTAACCGGTATTGATGAACCTTATGAAAAATTAAACTGCTACTGCCTGAAGGAAGAAGTTTCGCCACATTTAGCCGCTGAATTAGAAGGTGTTGAAATTGACACAAATAAGTTATTGGAAAGCTTTAATTATTTAAAAGAAAAATATAACTATACACTGGTGGAAGGTGCCGGAGGCTTAATTGTCCCCATAATAAGGGATAAATATTATATGTACCACCTTATAAAAGATTTAAATCTGCCTGTTTTACTTGTGGCAAGGGCAGGTGTGGGAACAATAAACCACACGGTCCTTTCTTGTGAATTTGCAAAAAACACTGGCATCAAAATTAAAGGAATAATTATAAACGGCTATACCAATACATTTTGTGAAAAAGATAATATAGATATAATTGAAAAAGCTACAGGAATTCCTATAGTTTCTGTAATGCCTCAGATAAATGTATATGATTTTTCTCACTTAAAAAGCTACTATAAAAAACATATTGAATTAGATAAAATAATAAGCTTATGTTTTTGA
- a CDS encoding leucine-rich repeat domain-containing protein, translating to MTKQQESNSILSEVYNPGVNAPKKNRKVLKTVLFVLLVIVLMGGTVLATTFYYENYLIEGDRATTAIVEPDTADYPGFIAVKVKDGKIGIDEVEDFFDEGNVSVIKKKAGLIDFSDENLENKIREKINKKTGVIFDTDVSQIKALDFSNSSIQNLDGLEFFTNLEKLDLSNNYIRDLSPIRKLTNLTYINLSQNQITNIGALEEMANLKELDLSYNFIDDIEAIGKLTSLENLNLKGNRIKNITPLGGLISLKTLVLAENDIVDVSSLSNLSNLVTLELNDNQITDIYGLEGLTNVYELSLHNNKILDISPLEGFTNLRKLDIYNNLVSDISILDNFTSLEEVRVDRNPISDFERLEKYRKMAPKEDVEENNVNEVSEVNKVNESHEENVVETNEENGANEITDVDGTNET from the coding sequence ATGACAAAGCAGCAGGAAAGCAATTCCATTCTTTCAGAAGTGTACAATCCGGGTGTGAATGCGCCAAAGAAAAATAGAAAGGTTTTAAAAACCGTTTTATTTGTTTTATTGGTTATTGTACTTATGGGAGGAACAGTTTTAGCAACAACTTTTTATTATGAAAATTACCTTATAGAAGGTGACAGAGCAACTACCGCAATTGTAGAACCTGATACTGCAGACTATCCAGGGTTTATTGCAGTTAAGGTTAAGGACGGAAAAATCGGAATAGACGAGGTTGAAGATTTTTTTGATGAAGGCAATGTATCTGTCATTAAAAAGAAGGCAGGTCTTATTGATTTTTCAGACGAAAACTTAGAAAATAAAATCAGGGAAAAAATAAACAAAAAAACAGGGGTTATATTTGATACTGATGTATCCCAAATAAAAGCTTTAGATTTTAGCAATTCTTCAATCCAAAATCTTGATGGCTTAGAGTTCTTTACAAACTTAGAAAAACTGGATTTAAGCAACAACTACATAAGGGATTTAAGCCCAATTAGAAAGCTGACCAATTTAACATACATAAATTTATCCCAAAATCAAATTACAAATATAGGTGCTTTAGAAGAAATGGCCAATTTAAAAGAGCTGGATTTAAGTTATAACTTTATTGACGATATAGAAGCCATTGGTAAGTTAACTTCTTTAGAAAATCTAAATCTTAAAGGAAACCGGATTAAAAACATTACTCCTTTAGGCGGACTAATTTCTTTAAAGACTTTAGTTCTTGCGGAAAACGACATTGTAGATGTAAGTTCCCTTAGCAATTTATCCAATTTAGTTACCCTTGAGCTAAATGACAACCAGATAACTGATATTTATGGTTTAGAGGGTTTAACCAATGTTTATGAACTTTCACTTCACAATAATAAGATTTTGGATATAAGTCCTTTAGAGGGATTTACAAATTTAAGAAAACTAGATATATATAACAATTTAGTTTCGGACATAAGTATTTTAGATAATTTTACTTCATTAGAAGAAGTACGGGTTGACCGAAACCCTATAAGCGATTTTGAAAGATTGGAAAAGTACAGGAAAATGGCACCAAAAGAAGATGTTGAAGAGAATAATGTAAATGAAGTAAGTGAAGTTAATAAAGTTAATGAATCCCATGAAGAAAATGTAGTTGAAACAAATGAAGAAAATGGAGCAAATGAAATAACAGATGTGGATGGAACAAATGAGACTTAA
- a CDS encoding TlyA family RNA methyltransferase → MKKERLDVLLVQKGYFDSREKARSSIMAGVVFVDGEKVDKPGTKVGIDSKIFIKENVHPYVSRGGLKLEKAIKVFKIDLNEKVAIDIGASTGGFTDCMLKNGAKKVFAVDVGYGQLAWELRNDERVVCMERTNIRYVTRDQIGVLADFAAIDVSFISLKKVIPVAVDLLKEDGEILCLIKPQFEAGKDKVGKNGVVKDKDTHREVIEDILGFSIECGLKIKGLDFSPIKGPEGNIEFLAYLSKTEGTTSFDAKNIVEKSHEDLNLK, encoded by the coding sequence TTGAAAAAGGAGAGGCTGGATGTACTCCTTGTTCAAAAAGGGTACTTTGACAGCAGGGAAAAAGCCAGAAGTTCAATAATGGCGGGTGTAGTATTTGTAGACGGTGAAAAGGTAGATAAACCTGGTACTAAGGTTGGTATAGATTCTAAAATTTTTATAAAAGAAAATGTCCATCCTTATGTAAGCAGGGGCGGGCTGAAATTAGAAAAGGCAATAAAAGTTTTTAAAATAGATTTAAATGAAAAAGTTGCCATTGATATAGGGGCTTCAACAGGCGGGTTTACCGACTGTATGCTGAAAAACGGTGCAAAAAAAGTATTTGCCGTTGATGTAGGCTACGGTCAGCTTGCCTGGGAACTTAGAAATGATGAACGTGTAGTGTGTATGGAAAGAACAAATATAAGATATGTAACAAGGGACCAAATAGGGGTTTTAGCAGATTTCGCAGCAATAGATGTATCCTTTATCTCTTTAAAAAAAGTGATACCTGTGGCAGTGGATCTTTTAAAAGAAGACGGGGAAATATTATGCCTTATAAAGCCTCAGTTTGAAGCAGGAAAGGACAAGGTAGGAAAAAACGGGGTGGTAAAGGATAAGGATACCCATAGGGAAGTTATAGAGGATATTTTAGGTTTTTCCATAGAATGCGGCCTTAAAATAAAAGGTCTTGACTTTTCCCCAATTAAAGGTCCTGAGGGGAATATTGAGTTTTTAGCATACCTTTCTAAAACAGAAGGAACCACTTCTTTTGATGCTAAAAACATTGTAGAAAAATCCCATGAAGATTTAAATTTAAAATGA
- a CDS encoding Mg2+ and Co2+ transporter CorB, which produces MDEHSRNTNSTRNSNNSKNSNKATKANNKKIKFKPNASTVSKKENAKWVTFIVLLTFFLSATLSNISSTILESAGLASSFLILLIIIIIGIIFDIIGIAITTAEEAPFHSMASRKLYGAKQAIKLIRSANKASTICNDVIGDICGVISGAASSYIIITISKTASLTTAAVAGFSLTGLVAAATIGGKAIGKTFALKYNNYITYKVAIALSVLSGRKS; this is translated from the coding sequence GTGGATGAACACAGTAGAAACACTAATAGCACTAGAAATTCTAATAACAGTAAAAATTCCAATAAAGCAACTAAAGCCAATAATAAAAAAATAAAGTTCAAACCAAATGCTTCAACTGTTTCTAAAAAGGAAAACGCCAAGTGGGTTACATTCATCGTCTTACTAACTTTTTTTCTATCTGCAACATTATCTAACATTTCTTCCACTATATTGGAAAGTGCGGGACTTGCCAGTTCTTTTTTAATATTATTAATTATAATAATAATAGGGATAATTTTTGATATAATAGGTATAGCAATAACAACTGCAGAAGAAGCCCCCTTTCATTCTATGGCGTCTAGAAAACTTTATGGTGCAAAACAGGCAATTAAACTTATAAGAAGTGCAAATAAAGCCTCCACCATCTGCAATGATGTTATAGGGGATATTTGCGGTGTTATAAGCGGGGCTGCAAGTAGTTACATTATCATAACCATATCTAAAACGGCAAGTTTGACAACAGCGGCTGTTGCAGGATTTAGTTTGACAGGTCTTGTAGCAGCGGCTACAATAGGAGGTAAGGCAATTGGGAAAACTTTTGCATTAAAATACAACAATTACATCACATACAAAGTGGCTATAGCCTTAAGTGTTTTATCCGGAAGGAAATCATAA
- the bioF gene encoding 8-amino-7-oxononanoate synthase has protein sequence MEYINEILSNLKKNNKYRGEFKKLQSPQKEKVVIDGREIILLGSNNYLGLCDHKEVKKASMEAIEKYGVGAGGSRLTTGSYTLHSMLEEKIKDIKGTQKALVFNTGYMANLGIIQALCNKDWVIFCDKYNHASILDGCLLSGAKFLRYRHCDMDDLSYKLENFKGKCNLIVTDGVFSMDGDIAPLDKIVEISKKHNAVIMVDDAHGFGVLGKDGAGTASYFGVNSEIHIHMGTLSKAVGSIGGYAASEEYFIEYFKNFSRSFIFSTALPPSSVAASIKALDIIKNEPLRRQRLLENSHRFKMELKNLGFKIPDTVTPIIPVIVGDEEKTLEFSRQLLYDRIYIPAIRPPTVPKGSSRLRISITAAHAWEDLEYVIERLKTTGRKLGLI, from the coding sequence TTGGAGTATATTAATGAGATTTTATCTAATTTAAAGAAAAACAATAAATACAGGGGAGAATTTAAAAAACTTCAGTCACCCCAAAAAGAAAAAGTTGTTATAGACGGAAGGGAAATAATTCTACTTGGTTCTAACAATTATTTAGGTCTTTGTGACCACAAAGAAGTAAAAAAAGCCTCTATGGAAGCAATAGAAAAGTATGGGGTGGGTGCAGGAGGATCAAGGCTTACAACAGGTTCATACACACTCCATAGTATGCTGGAGGAAAAAATCAAAGATATTAAAGGCACCCAAAAAGCATTGGTGTTTAATACCGGCTACATGGCCAATTTAGGAATTATACAAGCCCTTTGCAATAAAGACTGGGTTATATTTTGCGATAAATATAATCATGCAAGCATTTTAGACGGCTGCCTTTTAAGCGGGGCCAAGTTTTTAAGATACAGGCACTGTGATATGGATGATTTGTCTTATAAGCTGGAAAATTTTAAAGGAAAGTGCAACTTAATTGTTACAGACGGGGTATTCAGCATGGACGGTGATATTGCCCCTTTAGATAAAATTGTGGAAATTTCAAAAAAGCACAACGCCGTTATAATGGTAGACGATGCCCATGGATTTGGGGTTTTAGGAAAAGACGGGGCAGGGACTGCCTCATATTTTGGAGTAAACAGTGAAATTCATATTCACATGGGAACATTAAGCAAGGCTGTAGGCTCAATAGGAGGCTATGCCGCTTCAGAAGAATACTTTATTGAGTACTTTAAAAATTTCTCCAGAAGTTTTATTTTCTCAACGGCGCTTCCTCCTTCATCCGTTGCAGCCTCCATTAAAGCCCTGGATATTATAAAAAACGAACCTTTAAGAAGGCAGCGGCTTTTGGAAAACTCACACCGGTTTAAAATGGAGCTTAAAAATTTAGGATTTAAAATCCCGGACACAGTAACCCCCATAATACCCGTAATTGTGGGAGATGAAGAAAAGACACTGGAATTTTCCCGGCAGCTTTTATATGACAGGATATACATTCCTGCAATAAGACCTCCTACGGTGCCAAAAGGAAGCAGCAGGCTCAGGATTTCAATTACTGCAGCCCATGCCTGGGAGGATTTGGAGTATGTGATAGAAAGGCTTAAAACTACAGGCAGAAAGCTGGGGTTGATTTAA
- a CDS encoding acyl carrier protein, which produces MVFDEVKKILIDVMGLPEDEVSLKSHLYDELDADSLDISQVVLSLDNKYKIDIDQQDVLNFETVEDIVKYVEGQIKCAKGQVK; this is translated from the coding sequence ATGGTATTTGATGAAGTTAAAAAAATATTAATAGATGTTATGGGATTGCCGGAAGATGAGGTTTCATTAAAGAGCCATCTTTATGATGAATTGGATGCTGATTCCCTTGACATATCCCAGGTAGTTTTGTCGCTGGATAATAAGTACAAAATAGACATTGACCAGCAGGATGTTTTAAATTTTGAAACTGTTGAGGATATAGTAAAATACGTAGAAGGACAAATTAAATGTGCGAAAGGGCAGGTTAAATGA
- the dxs gene encoding 1-deoxy-D-xylulose-5-phosphate synthase, translating to MDCVNSPEDLKSLNYEQLKGLASSIRSFLIEKISKTGGHLAPNLGVVELTLALHRVFDTPRDKIIWDVGHQCYVHKIITGRKNKFDTMRKLNGLSGFPKVNESPHDAFNTGHSSTSISAALGIAKARDIKKEKYSVIAVIGDGALTGGMAFEALNDAGRSFNDLIVVLNDNEMSISKNVGGLSKYLSKIRTEPFYYKVKEDIDIILNKIPAIGKSAVKALDRVKGSIKYMIMPGIIFEELGFKYIGPIDGHNIEELENVFKKAKSIKGPVFIHVCTQKGKGYNHAEENPDIFHGIAPFEIESGEVISNGGPGYSNIFGEELVEIAEKNKKVVAITAAMPNGTGLDAFSKKFPERFFDVGIAEQHAVTFAAGLARNGLVPVFAVYSSFLQRAYDQVLHDVAIQKLHVVFAIDRAGIVGEDGETHQGIYDISFLRHIPNMTIMAPCDYNELRKMMKFAIEDFDGPIAIRYPRGSGSHKLFESPGIELGQSLILREGKDVSIIAVGNKVEVAMEVAALLEKMDLSADVIYSRFIKPVNPKPIINSAIKTGKIVTIEDNTVEGGFGSRILEIINESGINVKTKIFGYPDRFICHGSKKELEKMFGLDAKSIFNSVMKMFNRYSVKDIVVEGI from the coding sequence TTGGATTGTGTAAATTCTCCTGAAGATTTGAAAAGTCTTAATTATGAACAGTTAAAAGGACTTGCTTCTTCAATAAGGTCTTTTTTAATAGAGAAGATATCAAAAACAGGAGGACATTTAGCACCTAATTTAGGAGTAGTTGAGCTTACCCTGGCTCTTCACAGGGTGTTTGATACACCCCGTGATAAGATTATATGGGATGTGGGTCATCAGTGCTATGTACATAAAATTATTACCGGGAGAAAAAATAAGTTTGATACCATGCGGAAGTTAAACGGGCTGTCGGGTTTTCCTAAAGTAAACGAAAGCCCTCACGATGCTTTTAATACAGGCCACAGCAGCACATCTATTTCCGCTGCTTTGGGGATTGCAAAGGCCAGGGATATAAAAAAAGAAAAGTATTCAGTTATTGCAGTGATAGGTGATGGTGCCCTTACAGGGGGTATGGCATTTGAAGCCTTAAATGACGCAGGAAGATCCTTTAACGACCTTATTGTTGTACTAAACGACAATGAAATGTCCATATCTAAAAATGTAGGGGGTCTTTCAAAATATTTAAGTAAAATAAGAACAGAGCCTTTTTACTACAAAGTAAAAGAGGATATTGACATTATATTAAACAAAATTCCGGCAATAGGGAAAAGTGCAGTAAAAGCTCTTGACAGGGTTAAGGGCTCTATAAAATATATGATAATGCCGGGAATAATTTTTGAAGAACTTGGATTTAAGTACATAGGACCAATTGACGGTCATAATATAGAAGAACTGGAAAATGTATTTAAAAAAGCAAAAAGTATTAAGGGACCGGTTTTTATACATGTTTGTACTCAAAAAGGCAAGGGATATAACCATGCAGAGGAAAATCCGGATATATTCCACGGGATTGCACCTTTTGAAATAGAATCAGGAGAAGTTATTTCCAATGGAGGACCTGGATATTCTAATATTTTTGGGGAAGAATTAGTTGAAATTGCAGAGAAAAATAAAAAGGTTGTCGCTATTACCGCTGCAATGCCAAACGGGACAGGTTTGGATGCATTTTCTAAAAAGTTTCCTGAAAGATTTTTTGATGTGGGGATTGCCGAGCAGCATGCAGTGACATTTGCAGCAGGGCTTGCCAGAAATGGCTTGGTGCCTGTGTTTGCCGTATATTCGTCTTTTTTACAAAGGGCATATGACCAGGTACTTCACGATGTGGCAATTCAAAAATTACATGTTGTTTTTGCCATTGACAGGGCAGGTATTGTAGGAGAGGATGGGGAAACCCACCAGGGTATATATGACATATCTTTTTTAAGGCATATTCCCAATATGACCATTATGGCACCATGTGATTACAATGAGCTTAGAAAGATGATGAAATTTGCCATAGAAGACTTTGACGGACCTATAGCAATAAGGTATCCCAGAGGGAGTGGGTCTCATAAATTATTTGAAAGTCCCGGTATTGAATTAGGGCAGTCCCTTATTTTAAGGGAAGGGAAGGATGTTTCAATAATAGCTGTGGGAAATAAAGTGGAAGTTGCCATGGAAGTTGCGGCTTTGCTGGAAAAAATGGATTTATCGGCAGATGTTATCTATTCACGGTTTATAAAACCTGTTAATCCAAAGCCCATAATTAATTCTGCAATTAAAACGGGAAAGATTGTAACCATTGAAGACAATACCGTTGAAGGTGGTTTTGGAAGCAGAATACTTGAGATTATAAATGAAAGCGGCATAAATGTTAAAACAAAAATATTTGGATACCCTGACAGGTTTATTTGCCATGGTTCTAAAAAAGAATTGGAAAAAATGTTCGGACTGGATGCAAAATCAATTTTTAACTCTGTGATGAAAATGTTTAACAGGTACAGTGTAAAAGATATAGTTGTGGAGGGAATTTAA
- the bioA gene encoding adenosylmethionine--8-amino-7-oxononanoate transaminase, whose protein sequence is MKSLQEKDLKYIWHPCSQMKDYEEFPPIVIKRGEGAYLEDINGKRYLDAVSSWWVNLFGHSNKRINEALYRQANKLEHVIFANFSHEPAIELSERIVNILPEGLNKVFFGDNGSSAVEIALKLSFQYHQQTGKTKKVRFLALTDAYHGETIGALSVGGIDLYSKIYKPLLLDVIRSTGPDCYRCKFNKHRESCSAECFTFIEEDVKKMHEEISAIIVEPLVQCAAGMKIYPPVYLKKLRALCDKYHINLIADEIAVGFGRTGKMFACEHAGISPDIICLSKGLTAGYMPLSLVVMTDEIYNAFYDDYLKMKAFLHSHSYSGNPLGCAVAIESLNIFEDEKILEKNSQKQAYLKNKAEKELLNIPYVGEYRQMGMIGAIELVKDRKTKEPFESEKRVGYNIYKKALKKGVILRPLGNIIYFMPPYVVENKDIDFIVRVCKESINEYFKEI, encoded by the coding sequence ATGAAGAGTTTACAGGAAAAGGACTTAAAATACATATGGCACCCCTGCTCCCAGATGAAAGACTATGAGGAGTTCCCCCCTATTGTAATTAAAAGAGGGGAAGGTGCTTATTTAGAAGATATAAACGGAAAAAGGTATTTAGACGCAGTGTCATCCTGGTGGGTAAACCTTTTTGGCCACTCCAACAAGCGCATTAATGAGGCTTTGTACAGGCAGGCAAACAAATTGGAACATGTGATTTTTGCAAATTTCAGCCATGAGCCGGCTATTGAACTTTCTGAAAGAATTGTAAATATTCTTCCTGAAGGCCTTAACAAAGTGTTTTTTGGGGATAACGGTTCTTCCGCCGTTGAAATTGCATTAAAGCTAAGTTTTCAATACCACCAGCAAACCGGGAAAACAAAAAAAGTGCGCTTTTTAGCCTTAACTGATGCCTACCATGGTGAAACAATAGGGGCTCTTTCTGTGGGAGGGATTGATTTATACAGTAAAATCTATAAACCTTTATTACTTGATGTCATACGTTCCACTGGTCCTGACTGCTACCGCTGCAAATTTAATAAACACAGAGAAAGCTGCAGTGCAGAATGCTTTACATTTATTGAAGAAGATGTTAAGAAAATGCATGAAGAAATAAGCGCCATTATTGTAGAACCTTTAGTTCAGTGTGCTGCAGGAATGAAAATATACCCTCCCGTATACCTTAAAAAGCTTAGGGCACTTTGTGATAAATACCACATTAACCTTATTGCAGATGAAATAGCCGTTGGATTTGGGCGGACAGGCAAAATGTTTGCATGTGAACATGCCGGAATTTCCCCGGATATAATATGCCTTTCTAAAGGTCTTACAGCAGGTTACATGCCTCTTTCCTTAGTGGTTATGACAGATGAAATATACAATGCCTTTTATGACGACTACCTCAAAATGAAGGCATTTTTACACAGTCACAGCTACAGCGGCAATCCTTTAGGATGTGCTGTTGCAATTGAATCTTTAAATATATTTGAGGATGAAAAAATACTGGAAAAAAACAGCCAAAAACAAGCTTATCTTAAAAATAAGGCGGAAAAAGAGCTCCTAAATATCCCATACGTTGGAGAATACCGGCAAATGGGTATGATAGGTGCAATTGAACTTGTAAAAGACAGAAAAACGAAAGAGCCTTTTGAGTCTGAAAAAAGGGTTGGATACAATATATATAAAAAAGCTCTTAAAAAAGGCGTTATTTTAAGACCTCTGGGAAACATAATATATTTTATGCCCCCTTATGTTGTAGAAAATAAAGATATTGACTTTATAGTAAGGGTATGTAAAGAGTCTATAAATGAGTATTTTAAAGAAATATAA
- the bioB gene encoding biotin synthase BioB, whose protein sequence is MKEFILNLKDRILKGESIAFDEALKLIKIDENDTCSLNVLFESANEIRENLVGKKADLCIILNAKSGRCSENCKFCAQSAHYNTGVLEYDLLEYSEVLEKALEAKENGVHRFSLVTSGKGVDKDEDIEKLAKIYERLSKDVGIELCASHGILTYRQAKTLKEAGVITYHHNVETSKNHYKNICTTHTYEDRVKTIENAKKAGLHVCCGGIIGMGESLEDRINMAFEIKSLGIKSVPVNVLTPIKGTPLENLEVLSPMEVLKTMAVYRFILPDCYIRYAGGRMALKDKQALGFKAGINAALTGNYLTTTGSDVKKDKAMIMEAGFTI, encoded by the coding sequence ATGAAAGAGTTTATTTTAAATCTAAAGGATAGAATACTAAAAGGTGAAAGCATTGCTTTTGATGAAGCTTTAAAACTTATAAAAATAGATGAAAATGACACCTGTTCCCTTAATGTTTTATTTGAATCTGCCAATGAAATACGTGAAAATTTGGTGGGAAAAAAAGCTGACCTTTGTATAATTTTAAATGCCAAATCAGGAAGATGCTCTGAAAACTGCAAATTCTGTGCCCAATCCGCCCATTACAACACAGGGGTTTTAGAATATGATCTTTTGGAATACTCCGAAGTTTTGGAAAAAGCTTTGGAAGCTAAAGAAAACGGTGTCCACAGGTTTTCACTAGTTACCAGCGGAAAAGGGGTTGATAAAGATGAGGATATTGAAAAGCTAGCTAAAATATATGAAAGGCTTTCAAAGGACGTAGGTATAGAACTTTGTGCATCCCATGGCATTTTAACCTACCGGCAGGCAAAAACACTTAAAGAGGCAGGAGTTATTACCTACCACCACAATGTGGAAACAAGCAAAAACCATTATAAAAACATATGCACCACCCATACCTATGAAGACAGGGTAAAAACAATAGAAAATGCCAAAAAAGCAGGGCTGCACGTATGCTGCGGCGGGATAATAGGAATGGGTGAAAGCTTAGAAGACAGGATAAATATGGCCTTTGAAATAAAAAGCCTTGGTATAAAATCAGTACCTGTAAATGTCCTGACCCCCATTAAAGGAACCCCTCTTGAAAATTTAGAAGTATTGTCGCCTATGGAAGTTTTAAAAACCATGGCTGTTTACAGATTTATACTCCCTGACTGCTACATCAGGTATGCAGGAGGCAGAATGGCACTAAAAGACAAGCAAGCCCTTGGCTTTAAAGCCGGAATAAATGCAGCACTTACCGGCAACTACCTCACTACAACAGGAAGTGATGTAAAAAAGGATAAAGCCATGATAATGGAGGCAGGATTTACTATATAG